The stretch of DNA GGACACGAAAGCATCGCGCTCCAGCTTCAGGATGTAGTCTTCGTCAACCGTGCTGTTGTCGCGGACGTCGCCGCCGCCGATGATGTAAGCGACTTTCTTGGCGATGAGAGCGTCATGCTCGCTGATGTATCCGGCGGCCAGCATGTCGAAAAGCTGCTGGTCCGCAAGACCCTGAGCGGACTTGCCGAGCACGGGGATGGGTTTCTTTTGGGGCGGTGCATAACCGGCGTCCACCATGCGCAGAACCTCTTTCTTGGCTTCGCCGATGAGGTAGTCGCGGTTCATGACGATCCGGTCCTTGGGTCCCAGGAAGCCCATGGTGCGGGCCTGAGCAGCGGAGTTGGAGAACTTGGCCATGGCGATGTTTTGGAAGACGTGCATGAAGTATGGGAGCAAGTCGTTCACCTTGACGCATGGAGGCGTGGAAAGGGCGAACTTCTTCCAGGTGTTCATGCATCCGCCGCCGCCGGGGATGAGGCCGACGCCCACTTCCACCAGACCCATGAACAACTCGGAATGAGCTACGATTTTGTCGGCTGCCAGGCAGGTTTCGCAACCGCCGCCCAAGGTCATGCCAAAGGGCGCCGCCACAACGGGGAAGGAAGAGTACAGAGCATTCATCATGCCGCCCTGAGCGCGAGCCAGGAAAGCGTCGATGTCAGCGTATTTGCCGGCTTTGGCAAGACCCAGCATGTAAGCCAGGTCGCCGCCCGCGGAGAAAGCTCCGGGGAAGCCGGGGGACTGGTTGCCTATGACCACGCCGATGCCGTTGTCATCCACGTAAGCCAGGGCTTCGCCCATGCCGTCAACCAGTTCGGCGTTGATGGCGTTCATCTTGGTGTGGAATTCCACGCAGAACACGCCGTCTTCCAGGTCCACCAGGGACACGGAGTTGTTGCCCATGACCTTTTTGCCGGCGCCCTTCAGGCCCTTCAGGGAAATGATCGTGGGGCTCAGCTCGATGGCTTTGTATTCGCCGGTTGCGAAATCAAAGTAGTAGTCGATGCCGTTTTCAAACTTGTAGAAGGACTCTACGCCGGCGGCCAGCATTTTCTTCACGTTCTCAGGAACGGTCATGCCTTCGGCTTCCATCTTGGCAACGGACTCTTTGACTCCCAGGGCGTCCCATGTTTCGAAGGGGCCGAAAGTAAAGTTGTAGCCCCACTTCATGGAGTTGTCGATTTCCACGATGGTGTCGGAAATTTCAGGAATACGGTTGGCGGCGTAGATCAGACCATTGGAAAGGACCTTCCATACAAACTTTCCGCCCTTGTCGTCGGCGTAAGCCACGGCCTTGATTTTTTCGGCCAGGCCCTTGGCGCTCTTGGCGGCGTCCAGGCAGGGGAAGGTCGGTCTTTCAAACTCTTCGTATTCCATGGTCTGGGGGTTCAGAACCTTGGGGATCAGTTTCCACTCAGGAGTCATGTCCTTTTTGTAGAAGCCGCCCTTGGTCTTGTTGCCCAGCATTTTCTTTTCGATCATCTGGCTGACGAACTCGGGCACCTTGAAGGTTTCGCGAGCTTCGTCGTCCACCACCAGTTCATAGGTGTTGCTGGCGACGTGTCCCAGGGTGTCCAGGCCCACCAGGTCGGCGGTCTTGAACATGGCGGTCTTGGGACGGCCCAGAACGGGGCCGAACAGAGCGTCCACTTCAGGAATGCTCATGCCGTCTTCCACCATGAGCTGCATCGCCTGCACCATGCCCTGCACGCCAATGCGGTTGCCGATGAAGTTGGGGGTGTCCTTGGCCCACACAATGCCCTTGCCCAGGATGCGTTCGCCAAAGTCCTTCATGAAGTCCAGGACTTCCGGTTTGGTCTCAGCGCCGGGGATGAGCTCGAGGAGCTTCATGTAACGGACGGGGTTGAAAAAGTGGGTGCCCATGAAATTTTGGCGGAACTCGGAGCTCAGCTCCTTGCTCATGGCTTCAAGCGGAATGCCGGAGGTGTTGGTGCTGACGATAGCATCGGCCTTACGGACCTTTTCCACCTTGGCAAGAACTTCTTGCTTGATCTTGAGGTTTTCAACGACCACTTCCACAATCCAGTCGCACTCGGCCAATTTGTCCCAGTCGTCTTCAAAGTTGCCAACTTGCACCAACGCCTTTTCATCCTTGGCGTTCATGAACAGGGACGGTTTGGATTTGACAATGCCGTCAAATCCCGCTTGCACGATGCGGTTCCTGGCCTTGGGATCGTTCTTTTCCTCATCCGTGAGGTCAAAGGGCACGATATCCAGAAGCAGAGTCTTGATTCCGGCGCTGGCCAGCAGGGCGGCAATGCCTCCACCCATGACTCCAGAGCCCAGAACGGCTGCCTTACGAATCCGTCTCACCATAAAATCCTCCTTTAGTATAACCTTTTTATTGTCGCGGCTTAAAAGCCGGAGTCCGAATTTGCGGTTACCTACCTTAACCATTCGTTTATATTCATTTTTCCTTGTCATGCCGGAGAAAAATGAGGACAAATTCAGCTTTTACAAGGATGATGGACCCATGTCAAGTGAAAAGCTTGGAATAAGCCCTTCCGGGTCTAAAAAATTGCATTATTAACATTTAAAATGAATCATTTACGAAAATATTCCGGTCGGTTTTTACAGCCGTGAAACTGCCTCTGAGCGGCCTTGCAACAGCGTATCAAAATATGAAGCCTTCCTCAGTTACGCAAGCGTTGCACATTTTAAATGCTTCTGATATGCCTGAAATAATATTGAAAAGGCATACTAAAACAACTACAAAGGAATAGCTCCCATAGGATTGGCGTGAAACAGGAATTAGTTAAAATAATGCAACTTGCGGGCGACTTTTTCAGCGCCGGGATCGCGGTTAAGGATCGTGACCTGGAATTTTTGGAGGCCGTGGCCGGCTGCGTAAACAGGGGGGAACTGGCCGCCCTTTTGGCTGATCCGGATTGGGAGGAAGCGGAAACTGCCCGGCAACTGTTGCTTTTTCCCGACCTGGAGTCAAGGGCTCGCCTGGAGTCGGTGCTGCAAGGAAAATGCCTTTCCCAAGAGGCGCAGAATGAAATCGTCGCTTTTTTAAAAGGCAGAGTCCAAAAAACAGAGCTTATTTTACCCGGCGCTTCAAAAAATATTGTAATCGGGGTCGGTGCGGCTGATTTGACGGCTTATGTCAAAAGACTGCATTTGACCGTAGAAGCCCCGGAGCCTCTTGCACGGGCGTTGGCTTTTTGCAGCAACAAGGAATGCGTAAATAGATCCCTGGCCCTGCTTCGTTCCTCGGGAATCGCCTGGACCGGGGACCTGCTTGCTTTGGCCCGAAAGTTTTTTGAAAAGAATGCGGAGAAAGAGGATTTTCAGGCCCTACTGCAAAAGATTCTCGTTTTGTTCAAGGAAATTCCAGCGGACAGGGACCCGGAGGAGTATCTTGCCGAAAAAAGGACCTGGTGCCTGTTCCACTTGGACAAGGCCCGGACCCAGGAAAGGGAACTGGCGGGCCAGAACATGGAAACCCGCCTGCTTACAGGCGTGCGCACCGCCTATGCGGACGCCCATCGCCTCCATGAGCAGATCGCCCTCATCGACCGCATCCTGTATTCCATGCCCCCGCTGCCCTGACTTTAGGCGATGCGCCGCGTTTCGTCTTGATTAATCGCAAGCCCGGTGTTGTAATGAGGCCGTTTACGAAGCCCATCTTTTTTTACCTGTGTTTTTATAAGGAGAACGAGCCATGATGAAAGATCTGCCTTTGTGGGATGGAACCCCATACCCCGACTTTGTCCGCACGCTGCCTGAAATCGACATCCCCGTGGAAGGCGTACGCGGCTGGCTGCTCCAGGGCGCCAATCAGCAAGTGGTGTTTTTCGACCTGCCCGAGGGCCTGGCCATTCCCGAGCACTCCCATGGAGAGCAATGGGGCATGGTCATCGCCGGGAAAATCGACCTGACCATAGGCGGCGAGACCAAAACCTACGGCCCCGGGGATTATTATCACATCCCGGCCGGAACGCCTCATGCAGCCTTATTCCTGGAGCGCTCCGCAGCCATGGATTATTTTGCGGACGTGGACCGCTACGTTCCCAAGAAATAAAAAAAGGCTATTTGTATTTGACAGGAGATTCAAAGGGCAGGGTGATGATGAAGGATGCGCCCTGCCCGGGATTGGACTCCACCCACATGGCGCCTTTATGGTTTTCGGTGATGATGAAAAAGGAAACCGACAGCCCCAGGCCCGTGCCCTGGCCCACGGCTTTGGTGGTGTAAAAAGGCTCGAAAATTCGCCTGCGGACGTCTTCCTGCATGCCCGGACCGTTGTCGCTCACCTCCACCCGAACGTTTTTGGCGTCATAGGCGCCCACTCTTAGGGTGATGGTGGGCAGGGACTGCCGGCCTTTTTGCTCGGCCATGGCCTGGGCGGCGTTGCGCAGCAGATTCAGGATGACCTGCTGTATCTTGCCTTCTTCGCAAGGGACGGGGGGGAGGTTCGCCTCGTAATCCCGAACAATCCGGATTTGTCTGAAGTCATACTTTTTCTTGATATTGTAGTCGCTGGAAGCAATGTCCACGGTTTTGTCGATGAGAGCGCACATATCCACGGCCTTCATGACCGGCTGCTGATTCATGCGGCTGAAACTGAGCATGTTGTCCACGATGCGCGCCGCCCGGCTGCCTGAATCCACCACCGATTGAAACATGCCGGTCAATCCCCGCAATTCCACATAGTGCGAGATGGCCTCCATGGTGGTTCCGCATTGTTGGGCCGCTCTGACATTGGCGGGAATGCGCTGGGTCAGCCGGTTGATGATCACCTGGACGTTCTGGATGATGCCGGCCAGAGGATTGTTGATTTCGTGCGCCATGCCTGCGGCCAATCCCCCCAGAGAAACCATCTTTTCGGTTTGCACCATCATTTCCTGGGCTTTTTTCCGCTGCGTGATGTCATGGTGGATGACCATGCTGCCGATGACCTTGCCTTCGTGGTTGAAAAATGGGGCGCTTTTCAGCAGAACGTCCAGGATGTCCCCCGATTTGGTGAGGCGCTGGGTTTCCAGGTCCAGGAATTTTCCGCTGGAAAGTTCGCCGAGGGCCTGGCGGGTTCTTTCCGTTTCATGGGGAGGGACGAAGTCGATCCGTTTGCCCATGAGTTCATCCTCCGACCATCCGTAGGTCTGGACAAAGGCTGCGTTCACATATTGCACCAAACCTTCTTCGTCATAAGCGACGACGGCGTCGGGGGTTGTGCCCAAAAGGGTGCGGTAGCGCTCCTCGCTTTTTTTCAGGGCCTGTTCCGTCTCCTTGCGTTTTTGTATTTGCTCCTGCAGCAGTTGGATTTTCGCCTCCAGGTCTTTGGCGTGCTCCTGGATCAGGGATTCCTTTTCTTTGTAATAGTCAATTTTTTCCTTCAGGTCTTCCGGAGTAAGGCGCAGGTCCGCCAGAATTTTTCCGTAAATCGCGGAAAGCTCGATAGATTCATTTTGAGAATAGAGATTGGCCTGGCGAAAAACTTTGCCCGCCGTGGCTGCTCCAATGGAGCCGGCGAGCAGGGTTTCAGCCCGGGAGCATAAATCCGCCCATTCCAGCACATTGATTTTTTCCTGGCTTTGCAGCCCCGCCTGTTCAATGCAGAGATCCAGCATGTTGCGGCTGATGTTGGTGTAAAAATAGCGTTTGAACAATTTGAGGATTTCCTGGGATTTTTCCTCCAACGCAATGGTTGGCTCGGAGCGGCTCAGCGCTTTTTGCAATGGGGTCGGCGAGAGGGCGTTTACGTAGGATTGGGCCACCCTGGCTTCTTCGTCCGTGGGTTCGTGGAGGAGGGAAAAAATAATGTAAAAGCTGCAATTCAAAAGCATGGTCCAGAAGACGGAATGGGTCAGGGGGCTCAGGCTGGATAGGCCCAAAAGAGCCTCGGGTTTAAGCAGGGAGATTCCAAAGGGCCCTTCCATTAAGAACGACACGGGCAGCCAGCCGCTGCGGACGAATGAGGGGAGAAGCAGGGTGTAAGCCCAGGCCGCAAAGCCGATGTTCAGGCCCCACAAAGCCCCTCTGCGATTGCCCCGCTCCCACAGGATTCCTCCCAGGATGGGAGGGGCGAACTGGAGGGCGGCGCCAAAGGAGATCATGCCCATGTTGATGAGCGTGTAGCTGTGCCCAATGTATGCTTCAAAAGAATAACCCAGTAAAATGACCAGCGCCACGGAAGCCCATCTCGCCTTGAGGATTTGTTTGCGCATGAACCCGAGCCAGCCGAAAAACTCGATGACCGGCAAAAGCAGGTGATTGGTGATCATGGTCGCCATGGTCATGGCGGAAATCATGATCATGCTCATGGCGGCGGAAAAGCCGCCGATGAAGACGATCATGACCAGCAGGGGGCTTCCGTATTGGAGGGGAAGACCCAGGACAAAGGTGTCGGCGTTGACCTCGGGCAGGCCTTTGATCAGCCCGGCGGCGGCGATAGGCAGCACGAAAATATTAATAAGAAATACGTATAACGGGAAGCCCCACATGGCCGTGCGAATGTGGCTTTCGTCAGAATTTTCCACTACTGCGACATGGAATTGGCGCGGCAGGAACAAAATGGCGGACATGGCCAGGAGTAGGTAGGTGCACCATGTGAGAAAAGTCGATGCATCGGCCTGCATGCCGGAAACGGCCATCCCGAGATGGGCGTTGGGCATTTGGGCGGCCAAATCGCCCACTCCGTCAAACAGAAAAAAGACCACAAAGATTCCCGCGGCCAGAAAGGAGACCAGCTTGACCACCGATTGAATGGCTACGGCCATCACCATGCCCTGGTGCTGCTCCGTCGGGTCCAGGCGCCGCATCCCGAACATGATGGTGAAGATTATCAGCAAGATGGCCATTATCGGGCCGGCGTTGGCTTCAATCCACGAAGGCGTCAGCCCCTCATGGGCGGAAATCAGTTCAAAGGTGTTGACCACGGACTTGAACTGAAGCGCAATATAAGGCGCTATGCCCACCAGGGCGATAACGGTCGTGAGGGCCGCCAGCCTCTGGGAAGCCCCGTACCGGGCGGCGGTAAAGTCGGCTATGCTGCTGATTCTGTGCTGTTGTTTGATCCTGACCAGTTTGCGCAGAACGGTTCCCCAAAAAATCGCTCCAAGGGTCGGGCCAAGATAAATGGTCAAAAAAAGCATGCCGGAAAAGGCCGCGCTTTCCACGCTGCCGTAATAGGTCCATGTGGTGCAATAGACGGCCAGGGAAAGGGTGTAAACAAGCGGGGTGTTGGAGGGATTGGAGCCCCTGGAGGCCATGCGCTCCACTTTTGTGGCGACCAATAGCAAGGCGCCTACGTAGAGGATAATCACAACAAGGATTGTTGCGGGTTGGAACATGCACTATCCCCCGGGGTTGTCATCGTCTTGCACGGCTGTTTTGCTCAGGAAAAACAGAAGGACGATAATCACCGCCCAAGCGATAAAAAGATGCACATACCGTTCTTCCACAACCTGGTACAAGGTGCGCGCCATAAACGGCCAGCATATTGCCAAAAAAGCCAGGATAAAGAGTAAAACTCCGGCCCCTTTGTGTTTTAAGATCCGACGCATGACGTTTTCGATTCCTAAGTTCCTTAATTAGAAAGGTTTTGTTAAATTGCATAACATGCAACTTGCATGCCTTCTAAAGGAGCCTTGAAAAAATTTGTTCAGGGAGTTAAAGGGGTTTATGAAATATGGTTAGGCGTTGGTTGGATAGATCCTCGTCTATCGTCAACCCCGCCCGGCATTATGCTCAATATTCTTTGCCAAAGTCAACCGCAATAGCTATATTTTTACTTGGTTAGTCTCCGGCCGATGCACTTGCAAAGGCGAGGCTGAAACGGCGAATCAACGAAAAGCCTAAAGGATATGTCATGATTATCGACTTTCATACGCATTTGTTTCCGCGCCAGATCAGGGAGAACCGGGAGCGTTTTTTTTCCGGTGAACCGGCTTTTGAACTGCTTTACAAGCCGGAAAAATCCAAGTTGTGCGGCGGAACGGACATCATCGCCGCCATGGATGAAGACGGGGTGGACAAGTCCGTGGTCTTCGGCTTCCCCTGGCAGGACGAAGATCTGAGCCGCCGCCATAACGATTACATCCTCGCTACGGCGGAAAGAAGCAACGGCCGCCTGATCGGCTTCGCCTGCTTTGACGTCATGGCTGAAAATGCATTATCCGAAGCCAGACGCTGCCTGGAGGCGGGCGCCGGAGGCATCGGCGAGCTGGCCTTGTATCGTTCGGGCATTGACGGCGAGGCCCTGGACCGCCTTGGGCCTATCATGGA from Desulfatibacillum aliphaticivorans DSM 15576 encodes:
- a CDS encoding 3-hydroxyacyl-CoA dehydrogenase/enoyl-CoA hydratase family protein; protein product: MVRRIRKAAVLGSGVMGGGIAALLASAGIKTLLLDIVPFDLTDEEKNDPKARNRIVQAGFDGIVKSKPSLFMNAKDEKALVQVGNFEDDWDKLAECDWIVEVVVENLKIKQEVLAKVEKVRKADAIVSTNTSGIPLEAMSKELSSEFRQNFMGTHFFNPVRYMKLLELIPGAETKPEVLDFMKDFGERILGKGIVWAKDTPNFIGNRIGVQGMVQAMQLMVEDGMSIPEVDALFGPVLGRPKTAMFKTADLVGLDTLGHVASNTYELVVDDEARETFKVPEFVSQMIEKKMLGNKTKGGFYKKDMTPEWKLIPKVLNPQTMEYEEFERPTFPCLDAAKSAKGLAEKIKAVAYADDKGGKFVWKVLSNGLIYAANRIPEISDTIVEIDNSMKWGYNFTFGPFETWDALGVKESVAKMEAEGMTVPENVKKMLAAGVESFYKFENGIDYYFDFATGEYKAIELSPTIISLKGLKGAGKKVMGNNSVSLVDLEDGVFCVEFHTKMNAINAELVDGMGEALAYVDDNGIGVVIGNQSPGFPGAFSAGGDLAYMLGLAKAGKYADIDAFLARAQGGMMNALYSSFPVVAAPFGMTLGGGCETCLAADKIVAHSELFMGLVEVGVGLIPGGGGCMNTWKKFALSTPPCVKVNDLLPYFMHVFQNIAMAKFSNSAAQARTMGFLGPKDRIVMNRDYLIGEAKKEVLRMVDAGYAPPQKKPIPVLGKSAQGLADQQLFDMLAAGYISEHDALIAKKVAYIIGGGDVRDNSTVDEDYILKLERDAFVSLFKEEKTIARVEHMLATGKPLRN
- a CDS encoding cupin domain-containing protein, coding for MMKDLPLWDGTPYPDFVRTLPEIDIPVEGVRGWLLQGANQQVVFFDLPEGLAIPEHSHGEQWGMVIAGKIDLTIGGETKTYGPGDYYHIPAGTPHAALFLERSAAMDYFADVDRYVPKK
- a CDS encoding ATP-binding protein, with translation MFQPATILVVIILYVGALLLVATKVERMASRGSNPSNTPLVYTLSLAVYCTTWTYYGSVESAAFSGMLFLTIYLGPTLGAIFWGTVLRKLVRIKQQHRISSIADFTAARYGASQRLAALTTVIALVGIAPYIALQFKSVVNTFELISAHEGLTPSWIEANAGPIMAILLIIFTIMFGMRRLDPTEQHQGMVMAVAIQSVVKLVSFLAAGIFVVFFLFDGVGDLAAQMPNAHLGMAVSGMQADASTFLTWCTYLLLAMSAILFLPRQFHVAVVENSDESHIRTAMWGFPLYVFLINIFVLPIAAAGLIKGLPEVNADTFVLGLPLQYGSPLLVMIVFIGGFSAAMSMIMISAMTMATMITNHLLLPVIEFFGWLGFMRKQILKARWASVALVILLGYSFEAYIGHSYTLINMGMISFGAALQFAPPILGGILWERGNRRGALWGLNIGFAAWAYTLLLPSFVRSGWLPVSFLMEGPFGISLLKPEALLGLSSLSPLTHSVFWTMLLNCSFYIIFSLLHEPTDEEARVAQSYVNALSPTPLQKALSRSEPTIALEEKSQEILKLFKRYFYTNISRNMLDLCIEQAGLQSQEKINVLEWADLCSRAETLLAGSIGAATAGKVFRQANLYSQNESIELSAIYGKILADLRLTPEDLKEKIDYYKEKESLIQEHAKDLEAKIQLLQEQIQKRKETEQALKKSEERYRTLLGTTPDAVVAYDEEGLVQYVNAAFVQTYGWSEDELMGKRIDFVPPHETERTRQALGELSSGKFLDLETQRLTKSGDILDVLLKSAPFFNHEGKVIGSMVIHHDITQRKKAQEMMVQTEKMVSLGGLAAGMAHEINNPLAGIIQNVQVIINRLTQRIPANVRAAQQCGTTMEAISHYVELRGLTGMFQSVVDSGSRAARIVDNMLSFSRMNQQPVMKAVDMCALIDKTVDIASSDYNIKKKYDFRQIRIVRDYEANLPPVPCEEGKIQQVILNLLRNAAQAMAEQKGRQSLPTITLRVGAYDAKNVRVEVSDNGPGMQEDVRRRIFEPFYTTKAVGQGTGLGLSVSFFIITENHKGAMWVESNPGQGASFIITLPFESPVKYK